A stretch of the Chelonoidis abingdonii isolate Lonesome George chromosome 11, CheloAbing_2.0, whole genome shotgun sequence genome encodes the following:
- the LOC116825343 gene encoding uncharacterized protein LOC116825343 isoform X1, whose product MAEMGSSAQERVKSGLCRVSFLDQIALATGSFSAHPVCSLLPNTLPLPQTFHSSLEMQGPPPSSRKLVILTVGAVAVLTVSIVGVLVATYLGRTTCIQRDAYGYLPTQVNVQNEASLLLALSELGEQGVAPGITCDLRNHLMVYHGQPEGCVAQKMEPSDQLPSCQELESYFQAVLRNATLGITSDVQSMGTGSLGSLTTLLCSNKPTYLITAFAPSPRHHISMAA is encoded by the exons ATGGCAGAAATGGGCTCTTCAGCCCAGGAAAGAGTGAAGTCCGGCCTCTGCAGAGTGAGCTTCTTGGACCAGATCGCTCTGGCCACAGGATCCTTCTCAGCACACCCGGTCTGCAGTCTGCTGCCCAACACTCTCCCTCTTCCTCAGACCTTCCACTCCAGCCTGGAGATGCAGGGGCCTCCTCCCTCCAGCCGCAAGCTGGTGATCCTGACTGTGGGGGCAGTCGCAGTCCTCACCGTCAGCATCGTAGGGGTCCTTGTGGCAACATATCTGGGACGAACTACCTGCATCCAG CGAGATGCCTATGGCTACCTGCCTACGCAGGTGAACGTCCAGAACGAAGCGTCACTGCTCCTGGCTCTCAGTGAGCTGGGAGAACAGGGGGTTGCGCCAGGGATAACTTGTGACCTGAGAAAC cacctgatGGTGTATCACGGGCAGCCAGAAGGATGCGTGGCCCAGAAGATGGAACCCTCCGACCAGCTGCCATCCTGCCAGGAGCTGGAAAGCTACTTCCAGGCTGTATTG AGAAACGCCACACTGGGGATTACCTCGGATGTTCAGAGCATGGGGACTGGTTCCCTGGGCAGCCTGACCACCCTGCTGTGCAGCAACAAACCCACGTATTTGATCACAGCCTTTGCAC CTTCCCCCAGGCATCACATAAGCATGGCTGCTTAG
- the LOC116825343 gene encoding uncharacterized protein LOC116825343 isoform X2, which translates to MSAEEKSPDSWPAGLQLKSPPYTFHSSLEMQGPPPSSRKLVILTVGAVAVLTVSIVGVLVATYLGRTTCIQRDAYGYLPTQVNVQNEASLLLALSELGEQGVAPGITCDLRNHLMVYHGQPEGCVAQKMEPSDQLPSCQELESYFQAVLRNATLGITSDVQSMGTGSLGSLTTLLCSNKPTYLITAFAPSPRHHISMAA; encoded by the exons ATGTCTGCTGAAGAGAAGAGCCCTGATTCCTGGCCAGCTGGACTGCAGCTGAAGAGCCCCCCATAC ACCTTCCACTCCAGCCTGGAGATGCAGGGGCCTCCTCCCTCCAGCCGCAAGCTGGTGATCCTGACTGTGGGGGCAGTCGCAGTCCTCACCGTCAGCATCGTAGGGGTCCTTGTGGCAACATATCTGGGACGAACTACCTGCATCCAG CGAGATGCCTATGGCTACCTGCCTACGCAGGTGAACGTCCAGAACGAAGCGTCACTGCTCCTGGCTCTCAGTGAGCTGGGAGAACAGGGGGTTGCGCCAGGGATAACTTGTGACCTGAGAAAC cacctgatGGTGTATCACGGGCAGCCAGAAGGATGCGTGGCCCAGAAGATGGAACCCTCCGACCAGCTGCCATCCTGCCAGGAGCTGGAAAGCTACTTCCAGGCTGTATTG AGAAACGCCACACTGGGGATTACCTCGGATGTTCAGAGCATGGGGACTGGTTCCCTGGGCAGCCTGACCACCCTGCTGTGCAGCAACAAACCCACGTATTTGATCACAGCCTTTGCAC CTTCCCCCAGGCATCACATAAGCATGGCTGCTTAG